One Triticum dicoccoides isolate Atlit2015 ecotype Zavitan chromosome 4B, WEW_v2.0, whole genome shotgun sequence genomic window carries:
- the LOC119294168 gene encoding flavonol synthase/flavanone 3-hydroxylase-like, with protein MAGVVQSVQALASSLGALPPEFVRPEHERPRATTFRGASPLQIPVVDMSLPDAGCRMVEAATEWGIFQAVNHGVPADAVAELQRVGREFFALPQEEKQRYAMDPASGKTEGYGSSVQRSPGDRKIWSDNLFHTISPPAAVNHGFWPEKPRGYREANEVLERLSAGLGLEEGAMAEAFGGGDDGLVLMQKVNFYPPCPQPELVLGFAPHTDLCALTVLVTDDVPGLQVSKDGRWYDVEHVPGALIINVGDQIEILSNGRYRSVLHRVTVSKEKTRMSWPVFVHPRKDYVVGPHPRLVGGGIPAKYDYKDKTFEDYTYCKINKLPQ; from the exons ATGGCGGGGGTGGTGCAGAGCGTGCAGGCCTTGGCGTCCTCGCTGGGTGCGCTCCCGCCGGAGTTCGTGCGGCCCGAGCACGAGCGGCCGCGCGCCACCACTTTCCGCGGGGCCTCACCGCTGCAGATCCCAGTGGTCGACATGTCCTTGCCGGACGCCGGCTGCCGCATGGTGGAGGCGGCGACGGAGTGGGGGATCTTCCAGGCGGTGAACCACGGCGTGCCGGCGGATGCCGTGGcggagctgcagcgcgtggggcggGAGTTCTTCGCGCTCCCGCAGGAGGAGAAGCAGCGGTACGCCATGGACCCGGCCTCGGGGAAGACCGAGGGCTACGGCTCCTCCGTCCAGAGGAGCCCCGGCGACAGGAAGATATGGTCCGACAACTTGTTCCACACCATCTCACCGCCGGCCGCGGTGAACCACGGCTTCTGGCCGGAGAAACCCAGGGGGTACCGGGAGGCCAACGAGGTACTGGAGCGCCTCTCGGCGGGGCTGGGCCTGGAGGAAGGCGCCATGGCGGAGGCgttcggcggcggcgacgacggcctgGTGCTCATGCAGAAGGTCAACTTCTACCCGCCGTGCCCGCAGCCGGAGCTCGTGCTCGGCTTCGCGCCGCACACCGACCTGTGCGCGCTTACGGTCCTCGTAACCGACGACGTGCCGGGCCTCCAGGTGTCCAAGGACGGCCGCTGGTACGACGTCGAGCACGTGCCAGGCGCCCTCATCATCAACGTCGGCGACCAGATCGAG ATCTTGAGCAATGGGAGGTACAGGTCGGTGTTGCACCGGGTGACGGTGAGCAAGGAGAAGACGCGGATGTCGTGGCCTGTGTTCGTGCACCCGCGGAAAGATTACGTCGTCGGGCCGCACCCGCGCCTGGTCGGCGGTGGGATCCCGGCCAAGTACGACTACAAGGACAAGACGTTCGAGGACTACACGTACTGCAAGATCAACAAGCTACCGCAGTAG
- the LOC119292023 gene encoding uncharacterized protein LOC119292023 gives MAAGEQHSAPKISSSTNTNSSGRPVTPFWKEKYERDARRYWDIFYKRHEDKFFKDRHYLDKEWGKYFEAQDGGNMVVLEVGCGAGNTIFPLLATYPDIFVHACDFSSRAVDLVKKHKDFRPDHVNAFACDITSEQLTEAVEPSSVDLVTMIFMLSAVAPDKMPSVLQNVRNILKHGGRVLFRDYAFGDLAQERLMSKGQQISENFYVRGDGTRAYYFSNEYLVDLFSKCGFTLEEICVHNKKVENRSLDLVMNRNWIQATFTLNPAGPPSPNNQHDHNTCEGKDDKLAVGMSHNKSEREEIDLSVDFSNMFGTSHYLNEAQIIRIKAKGHDFKIKMLAKEYQHTCKSTGLMLWESAQFMCSLLAENPSIVAGKRVLEMGCGSAGICSMVAASSAQFVVATDGDEESLDLLRQNTSSNLEAELLNRISIRKLFWGDEDDVKAVRELSGDGAGFDCIIGTDVTYNPDATLPLFKTARALISDGGDAGSKAALILCYIQRRVDEDSVLSAAEAQGFRLVDKWINGVHESNGIISSWFRGNDVCGAFRNVTLSILYFEV, from the exons ATGGCCGCCGGCGAGCAGCACAGCGCCCCGAAGATCTCCTCCTCCACCAACACCAATTCCTCCGGGAGGCCCGTCACTCCGTTCTGGAAAG AGAAGTACGAGAGGGATGCGCGGAGGTACTGGGATATCTTCTACAAGCGCCACGAGGACAAG TTCTTCAAAGACCGACACTACTTGGATAAAGAATGGGGGAAGTACTTTGAAGCCCAAGATGGAGGAAATATGGTTGTTTTGGAG GTTGGCTGTGGAGCTGGGAATACAATATTTCCACTGTTGGCTACATATCCGGATATATTTGTTCATGCTTGTGATTTTTCTTCACGAGCTGTCGATTTGGTTAAG AAACACAAGGACTTCAGACCTGACCATGTTAATGCATTTGCATGTGATATTACATCAGAACAACTGACAGAGGCTGTGGAGCCGTCCTCCGTTGACCTTGTGACAATG ATATTTATGCTATCTGCAGTTGCCCCAGATAAAATGCCTTCAGTTCTGCAGAACGTCAGAAATATCCTCAAA CATGGTGGCCGCGTACTCTTTCGGGACTATGCCTTCGGTGACCTTGCTCAG GAAAGGCTTATGTCCAAAGGCCAGCAAATAAGTGAGAACTTTTATGTCAGAGGTGATGGCACG CGTGCGTACTACTTTTCAAACGAGTACCTGGTGGATTTGTTCTCAAAATGTGGATTTACTCTTGAGGAAATTTGTGTACACAACAAAAAGGTCGAGAACCGTTCACTAGACTTGGTGATGAACAG GAATTGGATCCAAGCTACGTTTACCCTCAACCCAGCTGGCCCTCCAAGTCCAAATAATCAACATGACCACAATACTTGTGAAGGAAAGGATGATAAGCTAGCTGTTGGCATGTCTCATAACAAGAGCGAAAGGGAAGAAATTGACCTTTCTGTGGATTTTAGCAATATGTTTGGAACGTCACACTATCTTAATGAG GCACAAATTATTAGGATTAAAGCAAAGGGTCACGACTTCAAAATAAAAATGCTCGCGAAAGAATACCAGCACACCTGCAAATCAACTGGACTAATGCTCTGGGAATCAGCTCAGTTCATGTGCAGTCTTCTAGCAGAGAATCCTTCCATAGTCGCTGGCAAAAGGGTGCTGGAGATGGGCTGTGGCTCAGCTGGCATCTGTTCAATGGTTGCTGCCAGTTCTGCTCAGTTTGTTGTAGCCACCGATGGGGATGAAGAATCACTTGATCTTCTCAGACAGAACACTTCCTCAAATTTGGAGGCTGAACTTCTCAACAGAATTTCAATTAGGAAGTTATTCTGGGGTGACGAAGATGACGTGAAGGCAGTCCGAGAGCTTTCTGGTGATGGTGCAGGCTTCGATTGCATAATAGGCACCGACGTGACCTACAACCCTGATGCTACACTTCCTCTCTTCAAGACTGCTAGGGCACTGATTTCTGACGGTGGTGATGCTGGTTCAAAGGCAGCCCTTATTCTTTGCTATATCCAGCGTCGTGTTGACGAGGATTCGGTCCTCTCAGCCGCAGAGGCCCAGGGCTTCAGGCTCGTGGACAAATGGATAAATGGAGTGCACGAGAGCAATGGTATCATTAGCTCTTGGTTCCGTGGCAATGACGTTTGCGGTGCTTTCCGGAATGTAACGCTTTCCATATTGTACTTTGAAGTGTGA
- the LOC119292024 gene encoding 50S ribosomal protein L5, chloroplastic-like, whose product MAATAVTLPSTSPSPFPVAAPSARRCLQLHRSPAPRRAVRVAASAATEAPPKPPPATPSGIILVDPAEAQKVHRLKTVYDTKVIPVITEEFGYTNVHQVPKLEKIVVNCGLGVDAGNNKGLEAAMKDLASITGQYPVKTKAKNSVASFKIREGNTIGIAVTLRGRVMFNFLDRLINLGLPRTMDFLGVNPNSFDGHGNYTIGLRDQGVFPEIPYEVGGKKNGMDVTIVTTAKTDNEAQRLLALLGMPFAENIKSDQFKKKRLKRHHFMSKGRGRK is encoded by the exons ATGGCAGCCACGGCGGTGACCCTGCCCTCCACCTCGCCGTCGCccttccccgtcgccgccccctccgCGCGCCGCTGCCTCCAGCTCCACCGCTCGCCGGCCCCCCGCCGCGCCGTccgcgtcgccgcctccgccgcgaccGAGGCGCCGCCCAAGCCGCCGCCGGCCACCCCCTCCGGCATCATCCTCGTCGACCCCGCCGAGGCCCAGAAGGTGCACCGCCTCAAGACCGTCTACGACACCAAGGTCATCCCCGTCATCACCGAGGAGTTCGGCTACACCAATGTCCACCAG GTGCCCAAGCTGGAGAAGATTGTGGTGAACTGCGGGCTGGGGGTGGATGCGGGGAACAACAAGGGCCTGGAGGCCGCCATGAAGGACCTCGCCTCCATCACCGGCCAGTACCCCGTCAAGACCAAGGCCAAGAACTCCGTCGCCAGCTTCAAGATCCGCGAGGGCAACACCATTGGTATCGCCGTCACGCTCCGCGGCAGG GTGATGTTCAACTTCCTGGATAGGCTCATCAACCTTGGGCTCCCTAGGACCATGGACTTCCTAGGTGTCAACCCCAACAGCTTCGACGGGCACGGCAACTACACCATCGGCCTCCGCGACCAGGGCGTGTTCCCGGAGATCCCCTACGAGGTGGGCGGCAAGAAGAACGGTATGGACGTCACCATTGTCACCACCGCCAAGACCGACAACGAGGCGCAGAGGCTCCTCGCGCTCCTCGGCATGCCATTCGCCGAGAACATCAAGTCGGACCAGTTCAAGAAGAAGAGGTTGAAGCGCCACCACTTCATGAGCAAGGGCAGGGGAAGGAAGTGA
- the LOC119292965 gene encoding probable polygalacturonase, with protein sequence MAARRAAALQVAVAVVALALCAAGIGASPAAGGAGCRKHVRRVTEYGAVGDGRTLNTAAFASAVADLGRRAGDGGAALVVPEGRWLTGPFNLTSHFTLFLHHGAEILASQDLDDWPLIAPLPSYGRGRDEPGPRYSNFIGGSNLTDVIISGHNGTINGQGQVWWDKFHAKELHYTRGYLLELLYSRDIIISNVTFVDAPSWNLHPTYCTNVTISGVTILAPVHSPNTDGIDPDSSSHVKIEDCYIVSGDDCIAVKSGWDEYGIKFNMPSQHIVVRRLTCISPTSAMIALGSEMSGGIQDVRAEDNIAINTESAVRIKSGVGRGGFVRDVFVRRLSLHTMKWVFWMTGNYGQHPDNSSDPKALPEVTGINYRDVFAENVTMAGRMEGIPNDPYTGICMSNVTAQLAPKAKKLQWNCTDVQGVAYGVSPEPCPELGAEGKPCTFPEEELVIGPPELPKCTY encoded by the exons ATGGCCGCACGGAGAGCGGCGGCGCTTCAG gtggcggtggcggtggtggcgctGGCGCTGTGCGCGGCGGGCATTGGCGCGTCGCCCGCGGCGGGGGGCGCGGGGTGCCGGAAGCACGTGCGGAGGGTCACGGAGTACGGGGCGGTGGGGGACGGGAGGACGCTCAACACGGCGGCGTTCGCCAGCGCCGTGGCGGACCTGGGCAGGCGCGCGGGCGATGGCGGCGCGGCGCTGGTGGTGCCGGAGGGGCGGTGGCTCACGGGGCCCTTCAACCTCACCAGCCACTTCACCCTCTTCCTCCACCACGGCGCCGAGATCCTCGCATCCCAG GACCTGGACGACTGGCCGCTGATAGCGCCGCTGCCGTCCTACGGGAGGGGGAGGGACGAGCCCGGCCCGAGGTACAGCAACTTCATCGGCGGATCCAACCTCACCGATGTCATCATCTCCG GTCACAATGGCACCATCAACGGGCAGGGGCAGGTGTGGTGGGACAAGTTCCACGCCAAGGAGCTCCACTACACGCGCGGCTACCTGCTCGAGCTCCTCTACTCCCGCGACATCATCATCTCCAACGTCACCTTCGTCGACGCGCCCTCCTGGAACCTCCACCCCACCTACTGCAC CAATGTGACCATCAGCGGCGTCACGATTCTCGCGCCGGTCCACTCGCCAAACACCGACGGGATCGACCCAG ATTCTTCGTCTCATGTCAAGATCGAGGACTGCTACATCGTGTCCGGCGACGACTGCATCGCGGTGAAGAGCGGCTGGGACGAATACGGCATTAAGTTCAACATGCCCAGCCAGCACATCGTCGTCAGGAGGCTCACCTGCATCTCCCCGACGAGCGCCATGATCGCGCTCGGCAGCGAGATGTCGGGCGGCATCCAGGACGTGCGCGCGGAGGACAACATTGCCATCAACACTGAGTCGGCCGTCAGGATCAAGTCCGGCGTGGGGAGGGGCGGCTTCGTCAGGGACGTCTTCGTGCGCCGCCTCAGCCTCCACACCATGAAGTGGGTCTTCTGGATGACCGGCAACTACGGCCAGCACCCCGACAACTCGTCCGACCCCAAGGCGCTGCCGGAGGTCACCGGCATCAACTACCGCGACGTGTTCGCCGAGAACGTGACCATGGCCGGCAGGATGGAGGGCATCCCCAACGACCCCTACACCGGGATATGCATGTCCAACGTCACCGCACAGCTCGCTCCGAAGGCCAAGAAGCTGCAATGGAACTGCACTGATGTCCAAGGAGTGGCATACGGCGTCTCGCCGGAGCCATGCCCGGAGCTTGGGGCAGAGGGCAAGCCCTGCACATTCCCGGAGGAGGAGCTCGTCATCGGTCCGCCTGAACTGCCCAAATGTACCTACTGA